Genomic window (Streptomyces cadmiisoli):
GGGCGCCGGTGGTCCGCGGCCCGTACCGGTCGGTCCCCGTGGGCCCGGTCCGGTCCGAGCCGGCGCCTCAGAGGTAGTAGCGCGCCACGGATTCGGCCACGCACACCGGCTTGTCGCCGCCCTCGCGCTCCACGGTGAAGGCGACCGCGACCTGGACGCCGCCCGCCACCTCCTCGACCCCGGTGATGCGCGCGGTGGCGCGCAGCCGGGAGTCGACCGGGACGGGCGAGGGGAACCGCACCTTGTTCGTGCCGTAGTTGACGCCCATCCGCACGCCCTCGACGGCGATGAGCTGGGGGCCGAAGAGGGGGAGCAGCGACAGGGTCAGATAGCCGTGCGCGATGGTCGTGCCGAACGGGCCCGCGGCGGCCTTCTCCGGATCCACGTGGATCCACTGGTGGTCCCCCGTGGCCTCGGCGAACAGATCGATCCGCTTCTGGTCGACCGTCACCCAGTCCGTGTACCCGAGCTGCTCGTCCACCGCCGCCTTCAGCTCGTCGACGGACGTGAAGATCCTCGGCTCTGCCATGTCCCGGCCTCTCGCGTGGCGAAGTGGCGCGCGGCGTCGGCACGCCGAGCGCGGAATGTCTAAGCAACTGCTTAGCATGGTCGGGCGGGCGCCCCGTGTCAACGGACGCGGGGCGCGGCGGGTGGGTAGGCTCTGAGGGGTGCCCAAGATTCCCGAGAAGATCCATGAGCTCACGGTCGGCCAGCTCGCCGCACGCAGCGGCGCCGCCGTGTCGGCCCTGCACTTCTACGAGTCCAAGGGCCTGATCCGCAGCCGCCGCACCGCCGGGAACCAGCGCCGCTACACCCGTGACACCCTGCGCCGCGTCGCCTTCGTCCGTGCCGCCCAGCGCGTCGGCATCCCGCTCGCCACGATCCGCGAGGCACTCGCCGAACTGCCCGAGGAGCGCACGCCCACCCGGGAGGACTGGGCCCGTCTGTCCGCGGCCTGGCGGTCCGAGCTCGACGAACGGATCAAGCAGCTCAACCGGCTGCGGGACCACCTCACCGACTGCATCGGCTGCGGATGCCTCTCCCTGGACACCTGCGTCCTGTCCAACCCCGACGACGCCTTCGGCGAACGCCGGTCGGGCTCGCGCCTGATGGTGGAACGCCCGGCCGGCGGCCGTACCCGGCCGCCCCGCGACCGTGAGCCGGCACCCGAGGAGTGCTGCTAGAGCACATCGGCGGTACGGGCCCGGCGGGCGGTGCGCCGAAGGCGGGCATGCGCTGCCCGCCCCGGCCTCACTCGAACTCGGTGCCGCCCTTGCGGGTCAGATACGCCGGGCTGACCGCCTTGGCGATGGCCCGCCCGCCGGTCACCGGGCTGTACCGCTCGACGGCCGGCCGTATCACCACGCCCTCCCGCAGATGCGCCCCGCGGCCGGACACCGTCTCGCGCCCGGTGGCGGCCTCCAGCACCCGCCCGATGTCGTACGGGCCCAAGTACAGCCGCGGCACCAGCGGCAGTTGCCCCTCCAGCAGGGCCGCCGCGTCCAGCCAGCGCACCCGGCCGCCGATGTCCGCGGACACGTCGAACACGGCGTATCCGAGGGTGTCGCGCCGCCCGTCCGCGCCGTAGGTCAGGTCCTGCACGCCGGCGCCGTACACCTCGGCGAAGATGCCGACCCGTCGCGCCCCCAGTCGTTCGGCGAGCCGGGCCGTGACCTCGGCGACCCCGTGCCCGCGCACCGCGCGCCAGTACAGATTGCGCGCGTCCTCCCGAAGCGCCAGTGACTTCGCGCCGAACCCCTTGGAGGAGACGAGCAGGCGGTCCTCGTCCGCGAGATACGTCACCAGGCAGGCGGACCCGTGCAGCTTCTCGGTCAGCACCACCGGCTCGCCCGGGGCGAAGACGTCCGGGTGGCGCTGGATGTTCTCGATGTCGACCCACGGCAGCAGGTCCGGCGCGGACTCGACGTCACCGTTCATCGTCGGCGGCACCGGCGGCACCCACTTGGTGATGCCCAGCAGCTCGGCGAAGTCGGTGCCGTCCGCGGCGGCCCGCGCCAGGTCGACGTCCGCCAGCGCAGCGGGCCGGCACACGATGCCCTGCGACAGCTCACCGCGCAGCCGCACCGCCTTGACCCGGTCCGCGTTGCCGCCCGCCAGCCGCCCGGTCAGCCCCAGTTCCTCGATCAGCCCGGTCGGGAGGACGGACTGCTCCGGGATGTAGAGCGCGACGTCGCCGCTGCGGTACGCGCCCTTGGCGACGACGGCCCGGTACAGGCCCACCTGGGCCAGTTCGAGCGCGTCGGCGTTCGGATGCTCGTGGACGGTCAGCACTTCGGCGGTCACGCGCAGGGTCGACATCGGGGCGCTCCTCGGGTTCGTCGGAGGTGTTTCATCGACCCCAACTGTCCGTACCCGAAAGGGGTGGAGCGACCGGTTTTGCGGCTGATAGCGTCCGGCGGTGCCGGCCCGCCCGGCAGGAGGTGCGGCATCCCCTGCGCACCCCCGGCGGACCCCCGTTCCCCGTCCCCCGTCGGCCCCGCGTCCCGCTCCTCAGGCGGACATCAACAGCCGCCCGCGCCTGGCGTACGCCAGTGCCTCGGGCGTGAGCACGGGTCGCGGCACCAGGATTCCGCAGTCCGCGCAGACCGGACCCGACGAGGGTTCGTGGTCCAGGTCGTACTTCCACACGAGGCGTTCCCCGCAGCAGACCGGACAGGCCGAGCCGGGGTCGCGCTCCAGTGCGGCGATCAGGCGGCGCAGCACCTCCGCCAGCGGCTCGTCCGGGTGGACCCGCGGGTCGTCGCACCAGGCGACACCGAAACCGCCCCAGGTCAGCCGGTGCCAGTCGTCCACGGTGCCCGGCCTGCGCAGCCCGTCGTGCTTCTCCTTCTTGCGGCGCTCGGCGAACTCGACCTCATAGGCCAGCCAGACCGCCCGCGCCTCCTCCAGTTCCTCCAACGCGGCCACGAGCCGCGCAGGGTCGGGAGAACGGTCCTCCGGGCCGAACCCGGCCCGGGAGCACAAGTGGTCCCAGGTCGCCCTGTGCCCGTAGGGGGCGAACCTCTCAAGGCACTTGCGCAGTGAGTAGCGCCGCAGCGCCAGATCGCATCGAGGGTCGCGTACCTGTCTCGCCAGACTCCGGAAACCGGCCATCGCCTGCACCTCCGTCACACCTGCACCTGTACTTCGGTCACTTCGGCGTCGTCGTACGGACGTCGCCGAATAGACGTATCGACACCCGATTCGGCTCCATCCGTTTTCCTCCCCGTTCGACGGTTGCCCTCGTTCGGTCGTCTCACCTCCAAGAAGAAGTGACACATTCTCATCCCCCGGCTCAGGGGCAGCCGGCAGAACGTCCCGCTCACCCGCACCGGGAGGAGTCGGCTTGCCGCGGCGCCACCCCGCAACGCCCTCGACGGACTGAGAACTCCCGGCGGATCTCACGGGTTCCTGAAGACCGCCGCGGTATGCGCGCCGATTGCCGGCCTTCCGTCCCCGCACTCCGCGACGGCGGCTGATGAGGGCCGAGTTCGAACCGGGCCCGCGCGCTCGATCGTGCGCCGGGCCCCGGCGGTCACGGCCACGACAGCGCTCACCCGGCGGCGGGCCCGCCGATGCGGCCCGCCGTCAGCACCACTTGCGCCAGCTCCCGGTGCACGATGTCGCTGTGCGCGCCGGACGGCGGCCCGCCGCGCCGGACCACCGCCGCGGCGTCGACGTTGACGCAGCCGCCGGCGGGCAGTCGCTGCCGCAGCGCCTCCGCCAGTGTCAACGCGCGTGTGCCCGGCACCCCTCGGACCCCGCCGAACCCCATCGCGCCCCACCGCTCGCCCAGGACGCGCCGGGCGTCGAGGTCCAGCAGACCGCGGTCGTCGCCCGCCATCCGGGAGGCCAGCGGATAGAAGGTGCCGAGGGACGAGTCGTGGCGGGAGTGGCAGCACACCAGGGGGCCGTCGATGCGGTTGTGCTGGCCCTGGAGCACCCCGCCCGCGCGCGCGTCGTGCGGAAGGCGGGCGGCGAAGGCGTAGTGGGAGAAGGCGCCCTGGAGCAGGGTGACGGACTTGACCGTGCGCACCCCCTCGGGCAGCCCGCGCAGCGCGAACGACACCAGCCGCGCGCCGAAGCTGTGCCCGACCAGATGCACCCGCACCCCGGGCACGGCCCGGGCGAGCTGCCCGACCACCCGGCCGAGCCCGCGCTCCCCGACGGTGCCGGCCCGCCGCTTCATCGCGTGGTAGGTCGCCTGCCGCAGCAGTTCGTGCGCGCCGTCCCAGGGATCGGGCAGCGAGAGGGACGGAGCCGAGCCGGCCAGCGCCGCCGCGAACTGCGCGCACACCGACGCCGCGGGCGCGAAGAACATCGCGGGCTCGTCCTGGGGCACCCCCTCCGCCAGTGTGTCCGCCGCGAACAGCGCCTGGGGGCCCGGCGGTACGAGTTCCACCAGCAGCCGCACCAGCCGGGCGAACTCGTCCAGCTCGGCGTCCTCGCGCGGCTGCTGGTCCAGCAGCCGCGCGAGCTGGTCGATCACCGTCGCCCGCCCCGGGAAGGTCTCCAGCAGGGCGTGCCGTGTGTCCTTGTCGAGCGCCGGGCGGCGCGGCGTCTCGGCCGCCACGGACCGCGGGAAGTCCGGGATCGGCTCGTCCGCGAACCGCATCGACGGCCAGACCACCCCCACGTATCCGATGCGTGCCCGCGGCGCCAGTTCGGGGAACGGGGCGAGGAAGCGGCTGCACAGCGCGGTCGCGGCGGAACGGTCGCTGTTCCAGCCGTGCGCGAAGACGACCAGGTCCCGCACGCCGCGCTCCGGGACGCCGGCCAGCAGCCGGTCCCGCTGCCGGCCGTGCGGGTCGCCGTCCGCGTCGAAGGTCAGCTCCCAGTAGGGAGACACGCTCACTGCCGGATCCGCCATGACAGGCCCCCAATCGCCCGCCGAGGTGCGATGCGGTCGCATCGTCCTGCCAACGGGCGTTGTTGGCCATACGTCATGGCGCTTCCGGTTCAGCGGTACAGGAGGTACTCCCTGCGCACCCGCCGGAAGGCCGCGAGCTCCTGCTGCCAGCCCGCCACCACGTCGTCGGTGTCCGCGCCGGCGTCGATCATCGTGCGGACCAGGGTGGAGCCGGTGAGCTTGTCGATCCAGTTGTCCGGACGCCAGGCGAAGCCGCTCCAGGTCTTCTTCGCGGTCACCAGCAGGGCGATCCCGGTGCGCACCGGGTCGTACGCCGCCCGGTCGTGCACATGGAGCTGCACGCCCCCGACGGTCTTGCCCTGGAACTTCGAGAAGGTCGGCGCGAAGTACGCCTCCCTGAAGCGCACGCCCGGCAGGTCCAGCTCGTTGGCGGCGGCGGCCCAGCGCCCGTCGACGCCCTCCGCGCCGAGCAGTTCGAACGGTCTGGTGGTCCCGCGCCCCTCCGACAGGTTCGTCCCCTCGAACAGGCACGTCCCCGAATACACCAGGGCGGTCTCGGGCGTCGGCATGTTGGGGCTCGGCGGCACCCACGGCAGCCCGGAGGCGTCGTAGAAGTCCGACCGCCGCCAGCCAGTCATCTGCACGGTGTCCAGCCGCACCGGCGAGGCCAGGAACTCCCCGTTGAACAGCCGGGCCAGTTCCGCGACGGTCATGCCGTGCGCCTGGGAGATGGGCTGCCGTCCGACGAAGGTGGCGAACTCCTTGTGCAGCACGGGGCCGTCGGCCGATCGCCCGGTCACCGGGTTGGGCCGGTCGAGCACCACGAGGCGCTTGCCCGCCAGGGCGGCCGCCTCCATGCAGTCGAACAGCGTCCAGATGTAGGTGTAGAAGCGCGCGCCCGCGTCCTGGATGTCGAAGACGACCGTGTCCACCTGCGACGCCGTGAAGATGTCGGCGAGCGGCTGCCCGCTCTTGAGGTAGGTGTCGTAGACGGGCAGCCCGGTCGCCGGGTCGTCGTAGCGGCCCTCGGAGCCGCCGGCCTGGGCCGTGCCGCGGAAGCCGTGCTCGGGACCGAAGACCGCGGTGAGGTTCACACGGTCGTCGGCGTGCATCACGTCGACGATGTGGCGTACGTCCCTGGTGATGCCGGTCGGGTTGGTGACCACGCCGACCCGGTCGCCGTCCAGGAGCGCGTAGCCGTCGGCGGCCAGCCGCTCGAAGCCGGTGCGCCCGCGGTGCCCCTTGCCGGTGGCCGGGGAGGCCGAATGCCCCGCCGCGGTGTTCGGGGACGCCGCGGACAGGGATGCGACTGCCGTGGTCGTGGCGAGCAGACCGCGTCTGGACAGGTGCATGAGTGACCTCCGGGACCGGATTGACAGTGGCATGGGCACGTTAAGCGCTTACCCGGGTGGTGCGGAAGGTGCGGGCCGCGGGAGACCGGCCCAGCCGTTCGGCGCAGTCGCGCGGCCCCGCGGCCACCCGCTCGCACGACGTCGCGTCACCCTTCCTCTACCACATACCGACCGGTTAGTCTGACCCGGCAGAGCCGCAGGCGCGTCAGCCCCGAAGGAGACCGGTCGTCGTGGAAGCCGTGCAGGGTACGGGAGTGGTCGTCACCGGAGCGGGGGGCGGCATCGGAGCCGCGCTGGCCCGCCGATTCGCCGCCGAGGGCGCGCGCGTGGTGGTCAACGACCTGGACGCCGGCAAGGCGGAGGCGGTCGCCGAGGAGATCGGCGGGATCGCCGTCGCGGGCGACGCCTCCGCCGTCCTCGACCGGGCGAGGGACGCGCTCGGCGGCACGGTCGACGTCTACTGCGCGAACGCCGGTGTCGCCTCGGGCGGCTCGGAGGACGCGGGCGAGCCCGTCTGGGAACTCGCCTGGGACGTCAACGTGATGGCCCATGTCCGCGCCGCGCAGGCCCTGCTGCCGGACTGGCTGGAACGCGGCAGCGGGCGGTTCGTCTCCACGGTGTCCGCCGCCGGGCTGCTCACCATGATCGGCGCCGCGCCCTACAGCGTCACCAAGCACGGCGCCTACGCCTTCGCGGAGTGGCTGTCCCTGACGTACCGCCACCGGGGTCTGAAGGTCCACGCGATCTGCCCGCAGGGCGTGCGCACCGACATGCTGGCCGGCACCGGCAGCGCGGGCGACCTGGTGCTGGTGCCGACCGCGATCGCGCCCGAGGACGTGGCGGACGCGCTGTTCAAGGGCATCGAGGAGGACCGCTTCCTGATCCTGCCGCACCCCGAGGTCGCCGAGTACTACCGGGCGCGGGCCGCCGATCCGGAGCGCTGGCTCGGCAACATGAACCACCTCCAGCAGAAGTGGGAGTCGCTGCGGTGACCGGCTCACGGTACGCGGCCAAGCCCTGGCTGGCGCTGCTCGACGACGCCCAGCGCGCCCCGGTCGACCCCGCCGACTCCCTGGTGCACGCGCTGCGCCGGGCGGTCACCGAGGCGCCGGACCGTACCTTCCTCACCTACTTCGACGGGCGGCTGAGCTACCGCGACGTCGACCTGCTCAGCGACTCGGTCGCCGGGCACCTCGCCGCGCGCGGTCTGGAGCGCGGCGACCGGGTCGCCGTGCTCCTGCAGAACTCGCCGCACTTCGTACTCGCCGTGCTCGGCGCCTGGAAGGCGGGCGCGGTCGTCGTCCCGGTCAACCCGATGTACAAGTCGGCGGAGGCGGGGCACGTACTGCGGGACGGCGGGGTGACCGCGCTGATCTGCTCCGAGCGGGCCTGGGAGGCGTATCTGCGCGAGGCCGCCGCCGACTCGCCGGTGCGGATCGCGCTCACCGCCAGCGAGCTGGACTTCCAGACCCGGCACGACACGCGCGTGCTCGGCTTCGAGCCGCTCCCGCGGGCGGCGGACGCCGACGACCTCGTCTCCGTCGCCCGGCACGGGCACCCGGCCCCCGAGGACCGCGACCCCGGCCCGGCCGACATCGCGCTGATCAGCTACACCTCCGGCACCAGCGGCACCCCCAAGGGAGCCACCAACACCCACGGCAACATCATGTACAACGCCGAGCGGCAGCGGACCGGCCTCGCCCTGCCCGACGCGCCGGTGTACTTCGCGATGGCGCCGCTGTTCCACATCACCGGCATGGTCTGCCAGTTCGGCGCCTGTCTGAACAGCGCGGGCACCCTGGTGCTGGCCCACCGCTTCGAGGCCGGCGTCGTCCTGGAGGCGTTCGCCGCGCACCGGCCGCACTACACGGTCGGCCCGTCGACCGCGTTCATGGCGCTGGCCGCCCACCCCTCCGTCACCCCGGACCACTTCTCGTCCTTCCGGATCATCTCCTCCGGAGGCGCCCCGCTGCCGCCGGCCCTGGTGGAGAAGTTCCGGGCCGGCTTCGGGCCGTACATCCGCAACGGCTACGGGCTCACCGAGTGCACCGCGCCGTGCGCCGCCGTCCCGCCCGGCCGCGAGGCGCCCGTCGACCCGGGTTCGGGAACCCTGGCCGTGGGCGTGCCGGGACCCGACACGGTCGTGCGCATCGTCGACGACCAGGGTGCGGAGCTGCCGTTCGGGGAGCAGGGCGAGATCGTCGTACGCGGCCCGCAGGTCGTGCCCGGCTACTGGCGGCGGCCCGACGCCACCGCCGAGACCTTCCCCGGCGGCGAGCTGCGCACCGGCGACATCGGGTTCATGGACACCGAGGGCTGGCTGTACGTCGTCGACCGCAAGAAGGACATGATCAACGCGTCCGGCTTCAAGGTCTGGCCGCGCGAGGTCGAGGACGTGCTGTACACCCACCCGGCCGTACGCGAGGCGGCCGTCGTCGGCGTCCCCGACGGCTACCGGGGAGAGACCGTCAAGGCCTACATCAGCCTGCGCCCGGGAGCCGAGGCGGACCCGGACGCGCTCGCCGCGTACTGCAAGGAGAGACTGGCCGCCTACAAGTACCCGCGGCAGGTGGAGGTCCTGCCCGACTTGCCGAAGACGGCGAGTGGGAAGATCCTCCGTCGGGAATTGCGTTCCCGTTCACGCGAGAGTCAGTGAGTCATCACGGAAAGGCAGGTGGCGGCAGTGCCCAGGACGACGGACGGAGAGGGAGCCCCAGTTCCTCAGCGGCTCCTTGCCGCCGCCACCCGGCTCTTCGCCGAGCAGGGATACGACCGCACCTCGGTGCAGGAGATCGTCGAGGCGGCCGGCGTCACCAAGGGTGCGCTGTACCACTACTTCGGCTCCAAGGACGACCTCCTGCACGAGGTCTACGCCCGTGTCCTGCGCGTGCAGCAGGAGCGCCTCGACGCCTTCGCCGACGCCGACGAGCCGGTCGAGAAGCGGCTGCGGGCCGCGGCGGCCGACGTGGTGGTCACGACGATCGAGAACCTCGACGACGCGATGATCTTCTTCCGCTCCATGCACCATCTGAGCCCGGAGAAGAACAAGCAGGTGCGGGCCGAGCGCCGGCGCTACCACGAGCGCTTCCGCGCGCTCATCGAGGAGGGCCAGCAGGCGGGCGTCTTCTCCGCCGCCACACCCGCCGACCTCGTCGTCGACTACCACTTCGGCTCGGTCCACCATCTGTCGACCTGGTACCGGCCCGACGGCCCGCTCAGCCCGCAGGAGGTCGCCGACCAGCTGGCCGACCTGCTGCTGCGCGCGCTGCGGCCCTGAACGGCGCGAACGGTGCGGACGCGGTGCGGTCCCGGCCGGGACCGCACCGCGTCCGGCCGCTCACAGGTACTTCTTCAGTTCCCGCCGCGCCAGCGACCGCTGGTGCACCTCGTCCGGGCCGTCGGCGATCATCAGGGTCCGGGCTCCCGCGTACAGCTCCGCCAGCGGGAAGTCCTGGCTGACGCCGCCCGCGCCGTGCAACTGGATCGCCTTGTCGAGGATGCCGACGACGGTGCGGGGCGTGGCGATCTTGATCGCCTGGATCTCCGTGTGGGCGCCCCGGTTGCCGACCGTGTCCATCATCCACGCCGTCTTCAGCACCAGCAGCCGCAGTTGCTCGACGGCCACCCGCGCGTCCGCGATCCAGTTGTGCACCACGCCCTGCTGGGCCAGCGCCTTGCCGAAGGCCGTACGGTCCACGGCCCTGCGGCACATCAGTTCGATCGCCCGCTCGGCCATGCCGATCAGCCGCATGCAGTGGTGGATCCGGCCGGGACCGAGCCGCGCCTGGGCGATGGCGAAGCCGCCGCCCTCCTCGCCGATCAGATGGGACACCGGCACGCGCGCGTGGTCGAAGACCACCTCGGCGTGGCCGCCGTGGTAGTGGTCCTCGTAGCCGAAGACCTGCATCGCGCGCCGGATGGTGACGCCGGGCGTGTCGCGCGGCACCAGGACCATGGACTGCTGCCGGCGCGGGTCCGTCCCGTCCGGGTCGGTCTTGCCCATCACGATGAAGATCGCGCAGTCCGGGTTCATCGCGCCGGAGATGTACCACTTGCGGCCCGTGATGACGTACTCGTCGCCGTCCCGCTCGATGTGCGTCGTGATGTTCGTGGCGTCGGAGGACGCGACGTCCGGCTCCGTCATCGCGAACGCCGACCGGATCTCACCGGCGAGCAGCGGCTGGAGCCACTGCTTCTTCTGCCGCTCGTCGCCGAACTGCGCGAGCACCTCCATGTTCCCGGTG
Coding sequences:
- a CDS encoding MaoC family dehydratase, coding for MAEPRIFTSVDELKAAVDEQLGYTDWVTVDQKRIDLFAEATGDHQWIHVDPEKAAAGPFGTTIAHGYLTLSLLPLFGPQLIAVEGVRMGVNYGTNKVRFPSPVPVDSRLRATARITGVEEVAGGVQVAVAFTVEREGGDKPVCVAESVARYYL
- the soxR gene encoding redox-sensitive transcriptional activator SoxR gives rise to the protein MPKIPEKIHELTVGQLAARSGAAVSALHFYESKGLIRSRRTAGNQRRYTRDTLRRVAFVRAAQRVGIPLATIREALAELPEERTPTREDWARLSAAWRSELDERIKQLNRLRDHLTDCIGCGCLSLDTCVLSNPDDAFGERRSGSRLMVERPAGGRTRPPRDREPAPEECC
- a CDS encoding RNA ligase (ATP), which codes for MSTLRVTAEVLTVHEHPNADALELAQVGLYRAVVAKGAYRSGDVALYIPEQSVLPTGLIEELGLTGRLAGGNADRVKAVRLRGELSQGIVCRPAALADVDLARAAADGTDFAELLGITKWVPPVPPTMNGDVESAPDLLPWVDIENIQRHPDVFAPGEPVVLTEKLHGSACLVTYLADEDRLLVSSKGFGAKSLALREDARNLYWRAVRGHGVAEVTARLAERLGARRVGIFAEVYGAGVQDLTYGADGRRDTLGYAVFDVSADIGGRVRWLDAAALLEGQLPLVPRLYLGPYDIGRVLEAATGRETVSGRGAHLREGVVIRPAVERYSPVTGGRAIAKAVSPAYLTRKGGTEFE
- a CDS encoding serine-threonine protein kinase; translated protein: MADPAVSVSPYWELTFDADGDPHGRQRDRLLAGVPERGVRDLVVFAHGWNSDRSAATALCSRFLAPFPELAPRARIGYVGVVWPSMRFADEPIPDFPRSVAAETPRRPALDKDTRHALLETFPGRATVIDQLARLLDQQPREDAELDEFARLVRLLVELVPPGPQALFAADTLAEGVPQDEPAMFFAPAASVCAQFAAALAGSAPSLSLPDPWDGAHELLRQATYHAMKRRAGTVGERGLGRVVGQLARAVPGVRVHLVGHSFGARLVSFALRGLPEGVRTVKSVTLLQGAFSHYAFAARLPHDARAGGVLQGQHNRIDGPLVCCHSRHDSSLGTFYPLASRMAGDDRGLLDLDARRVLGERWGAMGFGGVRGVPGTRALTLAEALRQRLPAGGCVNVDAAAVVRRGGPPSGAHSDIVHRELAQVVLTAGRIGGPAAG
- a CDS encoding exo-beta-N-acetylmuramidase NamZ family protein, encoding MHLSRRGLLATTTAVASLSAASPNTAAGHSASPATGKGHRGRTGFERLAADGYALLDGDRVGVVTNPTGITRDVRHIVDVMHADDRVNLTAVFGPEHGFRGTAQAGGSEGRYDDPATGLPVYDTYLKSGQPLADIFTASQVDTVVFDIQDAGARFYTYIWTLFDCMEAAALAGKRLVVLDRPNPVTGRSADGPVLHKEFATFVGRQPISQAHGMTVAELARLFNGEFLASPVRLDTVQMTGWRRSDFYDASGLPWVPPSPNMPTPETALVYSGTCLFEGTNLSEGRGTTRPFELLGAEGVDGRWAAAANELDLPGVRFREAYFAPTFSKFQGKTVGGVQLHVHDRAAYDPVRTGIALLVTAKKTWSGFAWRPDNWIDKLTGSTLVRTMIDAGADTDDVVAGWQQELAAFRRVRREYLLYR
- a CDS encoding SDR family oxidoreductase, which encodes MEAVQGTGVVVTGAGGGIGAALARRFAAEGARVVVNDLDAGKAEAVAEEIGGIAVAGDASAVLDRARDALGGTVDVYCANAGVASGGSEDAGEPVWELAWDVNVMAHVRAAQALLPDWLERGSGRFVSTVSAAGLLTMIGAAPYSVTKHGAYAFAEWLSLTYRHRGLKVHAICPQGVRTDMLAGTGSAGDLVLVPTAIAPEDVADALFKGIEEDRFLILPHPEVAEYYRARAADPERWLGNMNHLQQKWESLR
- a CDS encoding class I adenylate-forming enzyme family protein; the protein is MTGSRYAAKPWLALLDDAQRAPVDPADSLVHALRRAVTEAPDRTFLTYFDGRLSYRDVDLLSDSVAGHLAARGLERGDRVAVLLQNSPHFVLAVLGAWKAGAVVVPVNPMYKSAEAGHVLRDGGVTALICSERAWEAYLREAAADSPVRIALTASELDFQTRHDTRVLGFEPLPRAADADDLVSVARHGHPAPEDRDPGPADIALISYTSGTSGTPKGATNTHGNIMYNAERQRTGLALPDAPVYFAMAPLFHITGMVCQFGACLNSAGTLVLAHRFEAGVVLEAFAAHRPHYTVGPSTAFMALAAHPSVTPDHFSSFRIISSGGAPLPPALVEKFRAGFGPYIRNGYGLTECTAPCAAVPPGREAPVDPGSGTLAVGVPGPDTVVRIVDDQGAELPFGEQGEIVVRGPQVVPGYWRRPDATAETFPGGELRTGDIGFMDTEGWLYVVDRKKDMINASGFKVWPREVEDVLYTHPAVREAAVVGVPDGYRGETVKAYISLRPGAEADPDALAAYCKERLAAYKYPRQVEVLPDLPKTASGKILRRELRSRSRESQ
- a CDS encoding TetR/AcrR family transcriptional regulator, coding for MPRTTDGEGAPVPQRLLAAATRLFAEQGYDRTSVQEIVEAAGVTKGALYHYFGSKDDLLHEVYARVLRVQQERLDAFADADEPVEKRLRAAAADVVVTTIENLDDAMIFFRSMHHLSPEKNKQVRAERRRYHERFRALIEEGQQAGVFSAATPADLVVDYHFGSVHHLSTWYRPDGPLSPQEVADQLADLLLRALRP
- a CDS encoding acyl-CoA dehydrogenase family protein — its product is MDFAFDARTEELRAKLLAFMDEYVHPAERVAHEQRERLASPWDTPPVVEELKAEARRQGLWNLFLPDSEYGAGLTNLQYAPLAEITGRSPQLAPTATNCAAPDTGNMEVLAQFGDERQKKQWLQPLLAGEIRSAFAMTEPDVASSDATNITTHIERDGDEYVITGRKWYISGAMNPDCAIFIVMGKTDPDGTDPRRQQSMVLVPRDTPGVTIRRAMQVFGYEDHYHGGHAEVVFDHARVPVSHLIGEEGGGFAIAQARLGPGRIHHCMRLIGMAERAIELMCRRAVDRTAFGKALAQQGVVHNWIADARVAVEQLRLLVLKTAWMMDTVGNRGAHTEIQAIKIATPRTVVGILDKAIQLHGAGGVSQDFPLAELYAGARTLMIADGPDEVHQRSLARRELKKYL